The Pseudoalteromonas translucida KMM 520 genome has a window encoding:
- a CDS encoding TonB-dependent receptor plug domain-containing protein, whose product MNNKLLLKLQKSTPLTVCALSVSAALLGSMYASAAEQDTQAEANIEQISVIGSRRLGRTVEDSPVPIDIIGADSLKNSGQTETNALLSSLLPSFNFPQASLTDGSDHVRPAQLRGLAPDHTLVLVNGKRRHSNALLNLNGSTGRGSSSVDLNAIPANAIARIEVLRDGAAAQYGSDAIAGVINIVLKSASSGGSVSAIYGANMTEMDGVPELKSVSEDANGNLAFNEGSDRSLTDGQTLTLQGNMGFELGDNGFLNISTEYRDRHSTNRSDYDQRENYARLDDGSVNGALDPRELTWDRYNHNFGNGNVEDFSVFYNAGYELTNNAELYSFGSYSKREGEGGGFYRRAQDNRNVTEIYPDGFLPVITSDINDFSLALGVKGFVSEWNYDVSAVYGLDDFEFGVIDSLNTSYGPSSQTRFDAGTLTYDQLTLNVDFSREVDVDFLASGLNIAVGAEYRREGYEIQAGEEASYAQGTFGPGGAVTDPVNGPFGSAGSQVFPGFTPESASDNSRHNVSLYVDLEAYITDNWNLTVAARYEDYSDFGDTLNGKIATRYTLTEDLALRASVSTGFRAPSLQQQHFTSVATVFVDGEPTQTGTFAPSSNVAKALGSPGLDAEEATNYGIGFTWSTDFNFSLSVDYYQILIDDRIVLSNNLSGAAIADLLEGTGANQGRFFLNAIDSKTRGVDVVASYNLITDNYGDVAFNLGFNYGKNQVTDIIAPPAELQGAGFDQDNLFSGNELRRFEVSTPRNKYNLSAVWTMDDWRATLRNTRYGETQDPSDIPERNEVLKPKWITDLDVAYAVTDNVSVSLGANNIFDVYPDPTRDLVDDVTTFSRLFSYSSFSPFGFNGRYVYGKIEMRF is encoded by the coding sequence ATGAATAATAAATTATTATTAAAACTGCAAAAATCAACGCCACTCACGGTATGCGCGCTAAGCGTATCGGCGGCATTACTGGGGTCTATGTACGCATCTGCTGCTGAGCAAGACACCCAAGCCGAAGCAAATATTGAACAAATTAGTGTTATTGGCTCACGCCGACTAGGCCGAACTGTAGAGGACAGCCCAGTTCCAATTGATATTATTGGTGCCGATTCGCTTAAAAACTCAGGTCAAACCGAAACCAACGCCCTGCTTAGTAGCTTACTGCCTAGCTTTAACTTTCCGCAAGCATCACTCACCGATGGTAGTGACCATGTACGCCCGGCTCAACTGCGTGGTTTAGCACCCGATCACACCTTAGTGCTTGTTAATGGTAAGCGCCGCCATAGTAATGCGCTACTTAATTTAAATGGCTCAACGGGTCGTGGCTCATCATCAGTTGATTTAAATGCTATTCCAGCCAATGCGATTGCCAGAATTGAAGTACTACGTGATGGCGCTGCTGCACAATATGGCTCCGACGCAATAGCCGGTGTTATTAATATTGTACTTAAAAGTGCCAGTAGTGGCGGTTCTGTGTCGGCTATCTATGGCGCAAACATGACCGAAATGGATGGCGTGCCTGAACTTAAATCGGTATCAGAAGATGCCAATGGTAATTTAGCCTTTAACGAAGGGAGCGACCGTTCATTAACCGATGGCCAAACGTTAACACTGCAAGGCAATATGGGATTTGAGCTAGGCGATAACGGTTTTTTAAATATATCTACCGAATATCGCGATCGTCATTCAACCAATCGCTCTGACTACGACCAACGTGAAAACTACGCTCGTTTAGATGATGGCTCCGTAAATGGCGCACTCGATCCGCGCGAGTTAACCTGGGATCGCTACAATCATAATTTTGGTAATGGTAATGTAGAAGACTTTTCTGTTTTTTATAACGCAGGATATGAGCTAACAAATAACGCTGAGCTATATTCTTTTGGCTCTTATAGTAAACGCGAAGGCGAAGGTGGTGGTTTTTACCGCCGCGCGCAAGATAATCGTAACGTCACAGAAATTTACCCCGACGGCTTTTTACCGGTGATCACCTCAGATATAAACGACTTTTCTCTCGCATTGGGTGTTAAAGGCTTTGTGAGTGAGTGGAATTACGATGTATCTGCCGTATACGGGCTAGATGACTTTGAATTTGGTGTAATAGATAGCTTAAATACTTCGTATGGGCCAAGTAGCCAAACACGTTTTGATGCCGGTACACTTACTTATGACCAACTTACGCTTAATGTTGATTTTAGCCGCGAGGTTGATGTCGACTTTTTAGCCAGCGGTTTGAACATTGCTGTAGGTGCTGAGTACCGCCGCGAAGGCTACGAAATTCAAGCAGGCGAAGAAGCCTCTTATGCTCAAGGCACATTTGGCCCAGGTGGTGCAGTAACCGATCCGGTGAACGGCCCATTTGGTTCAGCAGGCTCACAAGTATTCCCTGGTTTCACCCCTGAATCGGCAAGCGATAACAGCCGCCATAATGTAAGTTTATACGTAGATTTAGAAGCCTACATTACCGACAACTGGAACTTAACCGTTGCAGCACGTTACGAAGATTACTCTGACTTTGGCGATACCTTAAACGGTAAAATTGCCACACGTTATACACTAACCGAAGATTTAGCGCTGCGCGCCTCAGTATCAACCGGTTTTAGAGCGCCTTCGCTACAGCAACAACATTTTACTTCAGTTGCTACTGTATTTGTTGATGGTGAACCCACACAAACTGGTACTTTTGCGCCCAGTAGTAACGTTGCAAAAGCACTCGGATCACCGGGTCTAGATGCCGAAGAAGCCACCAACTATGGAATAGGCTTTACTTGGTCAACCGACTTTAATTTCAGCTTATCGGTAGATTACTATCAAATACTTATTGATGACCGTATTGTACTGTCGAATAACTTATCTGGCGCCGCTATTGCCGATTTACTCGAAGGTACGGGGGCTAATCAAGGGCGATTTTTCTTAAACGCTATTGATAGTAAAACTCGCGGTGTTGATGTGGTTGCTTCATATAATCTAATTACAGATAACTACGGCGATGTGGCATTTAATTTAGGCTTTAACTATGGCAAAAACCAAGTAACCGACATTATTGCCCCACCTGCAGAGCTGCAAGGCGCTGGGTTTGATCAAGACAACTTATTCTCTGGTAACGAACTACGTCGCTTTGAAGTAAGTACCCCGCGTAATAAATATAATTTAAGCGCGGTATGGACTATGGATGATTGGCGCGCCACCCTACGAAACACTCGCTACGGCGAAACCCAAGATCCATCGGATATTCCAGAGCGTAACGAAGTTTTAAAACCAAAATGGATCACCGACTTAGATGTCGCCTACGCAGTAACTGACAATGTATCGGTAAGTTTAGGTGCTAATAATATTTTTGATGTATACCCAGATCCAACTCGCGACCTAGTTGATGACGTAACTACATTCTCACGCTTATTTTCGTACTCAAGCTTTTCGCCATTTGGTTTTAATGGCCGCTACGTTTACGGCAAAATAGAAATGAGATTTTAA
- a CDS encoding DUF962 domain-containing protein, translating into MPSPKFNSFKAFYPYYLTEHRNITCRRLHFIGSTLVLFVIGVAVLKSQYRLLWLLPVIGYGFAWVGHFFFEKNRPATFKHPFYSLWGDWVMFKDMLIGKIKW; encoded by the coding sequence ATGCCCAGCCCTAAATTTAATAGCTTTAAAGCATTTTACCCCTACTACTTAACAGAGCACCGCAATATTACGTGCCGACGCTTACACTTTATTGGCAGCACTTTAGTACTTTTTGTTATTGGCGTAGCGGTACTTAAATCACAATACCGTTTATTGTGGTTGTTACCAGTAATTGGCTATGGTTTTGCCTGGGTTGGGCATTTCTTTTTTGAAAAAAACAGACCCGCTACCTTCAAGCACCCTTTTTATAGTTTGTGGGGCGACTGGGTTATGTTTAAAGATATGCTCATTGGAAAAATAAAGTGGTGA